Proteins encoded in a region of the candidate division WOR-3 bacterium genome:
- a CDS encoding cation:proton antiporter, translating to MFKVNPILSMSIIFLTGWVMSKLIKKVRLPTVTGNLLLGIIIGQEIFDLISQEILDSSSFISNIVLGMIAFTIGQNFSLQKFREIGKTVLLISIFEALGAWILVTTIFFTLLKQPFHVAILFGSIASATAPAATVMVIKEYKARGFFSNILLGVVALDDAWCLIIFAVSHALSRSIGAHIVENGFVFTVILKVILEIGGAAVLGCGCAFILDFLSRYIRTRSELQIYTLGFILLVVGVAIHLHISVLLSAMFLGACLINIEKHFEEKGFFDALKNIEPMLYMLFFILAGANLSFSSLKAIGLLGIAYLIFRVIGKMGGSYLGATLARAPSNVRKYIGLGLIPQAGVALGVALVVKTDFPEVGQIIFNTIIATTIIYELVGPVIAKIGLQKAGEIRESADDDY from the coding sequence ATGTTTAAAGTCAACCCCATACTCAGTATGAGCATAATCTTTCTTACCGGCTGGGTGATGAGCAAGTTGATAAAGAAAGTCAGATTACCCACGGTCACCGGCAATTTGCTTCTGGGAATAATAATCGGTCAGGAAATTTTTGATTTGATTTCTCAAGAGATCCTTGATTCTTCTTCGTTTATTTCAAATATCGTACTGGGGATGATTGCCTTCACAATTGGCCAGAATTTTTCACTGCAGAAATTCAGAGAGATCGGCAAGACCGTATTGTTGATTTCTATTTTTGAAGCACTAGGTGCCTGGATTCTGGTGACGACGATCTTTTTCACATTGTTGAAACAGCCTTTTCATGTCGCTATTCTGTTCGGTTCCATTGCTTCGGCGACCGCACCGGCGGCGACAGTTATGGTTATTAAAGAATACAAAGCACGAGGATTTTTTTCCAATATCCTCTTGGGTGTGGTCGCTCTTGATGATGCGTGGTGTCTTATCATCTTCGCGGTTTCTCACGCCCTGTCGCGCTCCATCGGCGCCCATATCGTCGAGAACGGTTTTGTTTTCACGGTCATTCTCAAGGTGATTCTGGAAATCGGCGGCGCCGCTGTGCTGGGTTGTGGTTGTGCATTTATCCTTGATTTTCTCTCGCGCTACATTCGAACCAGGAGTGAACTCCAGATCTATACGCTTGGTTTTATTCTGCTCGTTGTTGGCGTCGCCATTCATCTGCATATTTCTGTTTTGTTATCGGCGATGTTTCTTGGTGCTTGTCTGATAAATATTGAAAAGCACTTTGAAGAGAAAGGGTTTTTTGACGCCCTGAAGAATATCGAACCGATGCTCTATATGCTTTTCTTTATACTTGCCGGCGCCAACCTCTCTTTTTCATCGCTCAAAGCTATCGGTTTACTCGGCATTGCATATCTGATATTCCGTGTAATTGGTAAGATGGGAGGTTCATATCTCGGCGCGACCCTTGCCCGGGCACCATCAAACGTACGGAAATACATTGGACTGGGATTAATACCCCAGGCCGGAGTCGCCTTAGGCGTCGCCCTGGTTGTTAAAACCGATTTTCCAGAAGTCGGTCAGATCATATTTAACACAATCATTGCGACCACGATCATTTATGAGCTTGTCGGTCCGGTCATTGCAAAGATCGGACTTCAGAAAGCCGGTGAGATCAGGGAATCCGCAGATGATGATTATTAG
- a CDS encoding GHKL domain-containing protein codes for MEPQIKKPEFTDNDLHGIIEAVLQKYERNLPRGIKVKRYFAEDISSIKCDQAQLNAAFSNLVENALEAMGSKGVLTIRTAVVEKIIDKSVKRYVEIKFEDTGKGMSEQELANLFKPFESNKPGGTGLGLVITRSIIEQHQDQIKIESKEGIGTVVTVLLSTKR; via the coding sequence ATGGAACCGCAGATAAAGAAACCTGAGTTTACTGATAATGACCTGCATGGAATTATTGAGGCGGTCTTACAGAAGTATGAGAGGAACCTGCCCCGGGGTATCAAGGTGAAGCGCTATTTTGCCGAGGATATATCTTCTATTAAATGCGATCAGGCGCAGCTCAATGCGGCGTTCTCCAATCTTGTTGAAAACGCCTTAGAGGCGATGGGAAGCAAAGGGGTATTAACAATAAGGACCGCGGTTGTGGAGAAGATCATTGATAAGAGTGTTAAGAGGTATGTTGAAATAAAGTTTGAGGATACAGGAAAAGGTATGTCAGAGCAGGAACTGGCGAATCTTTTTAAGCCCTTTGAGTCGAACAAGCCCGGGGGTACGGGTCTTGGTCTGGTCATTACCCGTTCGATTATTGAGCAGCATCAGGATCAGATTAAGATAGAGAGTAAAGAAGGTATTGGAACCGTGGTGACGGTGCTTTTATCCACTAAGAGGTGA
- a CDS encoding sigma-54-dependent Fis family transcriptional regulator has translation MDKFKILIVDDEPKICRILEEILEAEGYATQFVLNGTDAIKKLEKNDIDMVLLDIKLPDIDGITLLKKFKKMKPELLVIMISAFGTVQLAVEALKSGAEDFIEKPLETNRILTTIKSAFKKFELKKQRDSYRTELLKGYQIIGKSEVVKELLELIKKFAATESIVLILGETGTGKELVAHNLHFLSRRAGAPFIKVNCAALPGELIESELFGYERGAFTGASRQKKGYFEAAQNGTLFLDEIGDMPLSAQAKVLHSIEEQEIFHLGGTKPIKIDVRIICATNQNLSELIEARKFREDLYHRINVLSITIPPLRERVEDIPVLARYFLENACFDNNIPVKKFSSQALNFLKNFTWPGNVRQLKHLMSKIAILIDEPVIKVAHIKKILSFKSIEDETYIKGGIKAAQMRFEREHIIKTLNENNWQISETARSLGIDRSTLFRKMKKLGIKR, from the coding sequence ATGGATAAGTTTAAGATTCTTATTGTTGATGATGAACCAAAGATCTGCAGAATTCTGGAGGAGATTCTTGAGGCCGAGGGGTATGCCACACAATTTGTTCTCAATGGCACCGATGCCATAAAAAAACTTGAGAAGAATGATATTGATATGGTTCTGCTCGATATAAAATTACCAGATATCGACGGTATTACTTTATTGAAAAAATTCAAAAAGATGAAACCCGAGCTCTTGGTGATTATGATTTCAGCTTTCGGAACAGTGCAGCTGGCGGTTGAAGCCTTAAAGAGCGGTGCTGAAGATTTTATTGAAAAACCACTGGAGACGAATCGTATTTTGACGACGATCAAAAGCGCCTTCAAGAAATTCGAGTTGAAGAAACAGCGTGATTCATATCGCACTGAATTATTAAAGGGTTATCAGATCATCGGTAAATCAGAGGTCGTTAAAGAACTTTTAGAATTGATTAAGAAATTCGCCGCTACCGAAAGCATTGTTCTGATTTTAGGAGAGACCGGCACCGGCAAAGAACTGGTTGCACATAATTTACACTTTTTGAGCAGAAGGGCGGGCGCTCCGTTCATTAAGGTGAATTGCGCCGCTTTGCCCGGTGAATTGATTGAGAGTGAATTGTTCGGTTATGAAAGGGGAGCCTTTACCGGTGCCAGCCGTCAGAAAAAGGGCTATTTTGAGGCTGCGCAGAACGGGACATTGTTCCTTGATGAGATCGGTGATATGCCGCTCTCTGCCCAGGCAAAGGTGCTGCACTCCATTGAAGAGCAGGAGATCTTTCACCTTGGAGGGACAAAACCGATCAAGATTGATGTCCGTATCATCTGCGCGACGAATCAAAACTTAAGTGAATTGATCGAGGCACGGAAGTTTCGTGAGGATCTGTACCACCGGATTAATGTCCTGTCGATTACCATCCCTCCGCTGCGGGAACGAGTCGAGGATATCCCGGTTCTTGCCCGTTATTTTTTGGAGAATGCCTGTTTTGACAACAACATACCGGTGAAGAAGTTTTCTTCTCAGGCATTGAATTTTCTGAAGAACTTCACCTGGCCCGGGAATGTGCGGCAGTTGAAACACCTTATGAGTAAAATAGCCATTCTAATAGACGAACCGGTGATCAAGGTCGCTCATATAAAGAAGATACTTTCCTTTAAATCGATAGAGGACGAGACGTATATTAAGGGCGGTATTAAAGCGGCTCAGATGAGGTTTGAACGCGAACATATCATCAAAACGCTGAATGAGAATAACTGGCAGATCAGTGAGACCGCCCGCTCTCTCGGTATCGACCGCTCCACTTTGTTCCGCAAGATGAAGAAATTGGGGATAAAGAGATAG
- the nikR gene encoding nickel-responsive transcriptional regulator NikR encodes METATRFGISMNQKLLKEFDNLISKLGYKNRSEAIRDLIREKLVQQEWQLTTEETVGTITIVYSHEVRELTETLTAIQHRYHKQIISTMHIHLDKHNCLEVLVVRGKAKTIKHIADRLLSTRGVKHGKLTTTTTGRKLR; translated from the coding sequence ATGGAAACCGCAACGAGATTCGGAATATCAATGAACCAAAAATTATTAAAGGAATTCGATAATCTGATTTCGAAGCTGGGATATAAAAATCGTTCTGAAGCGATCCGTGATTTAATCAGAGAAAAGCTGGTTCAACAAGAGTGGCAATTGACGACCGAAGAGACCGTGGGGACAATCACCATCGTGTACAGCCATGAAGTGCGGGAATTAACTGAAACCCTCACCGCGATTCAACATCGATATCACAAACAGATCATCTCCACAATGCATATTCATCTTGACAAACACAACTGTCTGGAAGTGCTTGTAGTCAGGGGTAAGGCGAAAACCATAAAACACATCGCCGACAGGCTTCTCAGCACCCGGGGTGTAAAACACGGCAAGCTGACTACTACAACGACCGGCAGAAAACTGCGCTAA
- a CDS encoding MFS transporter, with protein sequence MLELLKKRGITFLGFSNTISQLGDRLTHMVIITLIGSMFPGRVSAFSEFAITWSLPIVILSPFAGVFIEHWNKQTIMLRCHVIQSILIFLTPTFVVLTHSILPIWILIIAFFSLDMFNNTSKNAIIPDLVEYDELVAANSLIIILARIATFIGMVGGGYLVKWVGWRFGFYIDASTHLIAGLLVLGMGTKSLFAPVKKLEFSLRKELKKSARLFFQDLKELGGLLIKDRVVIFVMLSVFILPFVAAVAYIILIYLVQQIFGLGTTGVGWFGGVIGIGMLIGGLLMGFFGKMINRGKIIIISIAVLGFFFIIGPIFTTPFFLYTIAFIAGMVFSFIGIAQDTMLQEDVLKGIRGRVFATKEFVINLTVVISAIFFGAISKFFSPYPIIRGVGVFLMIIMVFAILIFRSIPPAVRAKL encoded by the coding sequence ATGCTTGAACTCCTGAAAAAACGTGGAATCACATTTTTAGGTTTTTCCAATACGATATCGCAACTCGGAGACCGCCTCACCCATATGGTCATTATTACTTTAATCGGTTCGATGTTTCCCGGTCGCGTCTCGGCATTCAGCGAATTCGCCATCACCTGGTCTCTGCCGATTGTAATCCTTTCTCCTTTCGCCGGTGTATTTATCGAACACTGGAATAAACAGACGATTATGCTCCGCTGCCATGTGATCCAGTCGATACTGATCTTTCTCACGCCTACCTTTGTCGTATTAACCCACAGTATTCTTCCGATATGGATTCTGATCATTGCGTTCTTTTCCCTTGATATGTTCAACAACACCTCAAAGAATGCGATCATCCCGGACCTGGTCGAATACGACGAACTGGTTGCGGCGAACTCCCTGATCATCATCCTGGCGAGGATAGCAACCTTCATCGGAATGGTCGGTGGAGGCTACCTCGTCAAATGGGTCGGCTGGCGTTTCGGATTCTACATCGATGCGTCCACTCACCTCATCGCCGGACTCCTGGTGCTCGGTATGGGAACAAAATCATTATTCGCACCGGTTAAAAAACTGGAATTTTCATTAAGAAAAGAACTTAAAAAATCCGCCAGGCTCTTTTTTCAGGATTTAAAAGAACTGGGTGGTTTGCTTATAAAAGACCGGGTGGTGATATTCGTAATGCTGTCCGTATTCATCCTGCCCTTTGTGGCGGCGGTGGCATATATCATCTTGATCTATCTGGTTCAACAGATCTTCGGGCTCGGCACCACCGGTGTCGGCTGGTTCGGCGGTGTCATAGGAATCGGCATGCTTATCGGCGGGCTGTTGATGGGATTTTTCGGCAAGATGATCAACCGCGGTAAAATAATAATCATAAGCATTGCGGTCCTTGGTTTCTTCTTTATTATCGGACCGATATTTACCACCCCGTTTTTTCTTTACACGATAGCCTTCATCGCCGGTATGGTCTTTTCATTTATCGGCATCGCCCAGGATACAATGCTTCAGGAAGATGTACTGAAAGGCATAAGGGGCAGGGTATTTGCGACCAAGGAGTTCGTCATAAATTTGACCGTTGTTATTTCCGCGATATTCTTCGGAGCTATTTCAAAATTTTTCTCACCGTATCCGATCATCCGCGGGGTCGGTGTATTTCTGATGATTATAATGGTCTTCGCCATTTTGATATTTCGCTCCATACCACCCGCAGTCCGCGCAAAACTCTAA
- a CDS encoding 4Fe-4S dicluster domain-containing protein — MAAEKPKKRHRYIRWLIQILFLGLFIYLFIQTTYSTAGRIQTLFFRFDPLIFIILSIAYRAVLTAGLLSIIMILGSFVFGRFFCGFICPLGTMIDICDLTIKKRISLHLRLKNTKFLLLIFLFISALLGGSFVHFFDPLVILERSFTLIIHPVATYLLGLFTMTANYQYTETFIVLAIFLIILGTGFIEPRFWCRNLCPLGALFGVISKFSVFKFSFPEKCRACNICERICPTNAIKSELKKIDSAECIDCLRCLYECPDNAIKYKVDFRTTPFDIKKRTLLVSLGAGIVAVPLTRSLLHKKLNGRLIRPPGSLPEKDFLNLCLHCGKCMKVCPTNGLQPCILEAGINGIWTPKLVPRIGGCEKNCNMCGSVCPTGAIRRLSSEEKTFVKIGTAVIDKNRCIAWEQDKVCLICDEACPYNAISSLNETIHNKTLLRPFVDERLCTGCGLCESRCPIEGPAAIRVFSIGEERKRSGTYITEEKIRLRACQEKKEDIPSGFITE; from the coding sequence GTGGCTGCGGAAAAACCGAAAAAACGTCACCGTTATATAAGGTGGCTGATCCAAATATTATTTCTCGGCCTCTTTATATACCTATTCATCCAGACGACATACAGCACCGCCGGAAGAATCCAGACACTCTTCTTTAGATTCGACCCCCTTATCTTTATTATTCTGAGTATCGCATATCGTGCAGTACTAACCGCCGGTCTGCTGTCCATAATCATGATTCTGGGTTCATTCGTCTTCGGTCGTTTTTTCTGCGGCTTCATCTGCCCCCTCGGCACGATGATCGACATCTGCGACTTAACGATCAAGAAGCGGATAAGTCTGCATCTTCGGCTGAAAAACACCAAGTTTCTCCTTCTGATTTTCCTCTTCATTTCCGCTCTTCTCGGAGGCTCTTTTGTCCACTTCTTCGATCCTCTGGTCATCCTTGAACGTTCTTTCACCTTGATCATCCATCCCGTGGCGACATATCTGCTCGGTCTCTTCACAATGACGGCGAATTACCAATATACTGAAACATTCATCGTACTGGCGATCTTTCTGATCATCCTGGGTACAGGCTTCATTGAACCGCGCTTCTGGTGTCGCAATCTCTGTCCACTGGGAGCACTATTCGGTGTAATTTCGAAGTTCTCCGTCTTTAAGTTCTCCTTTCCTGAAAAATGCAGAGCATGTAATATCTGTGAAAGGATATGTCCGACAAATGCAATAAAATCCGAGCTTAAAAAGATCGATTCAGCCGAGTGTATAGATTGCCTGCGTTGTCTTTACGAATGTCCCGACAATGCAATCAAATATAAAGTCGATTTCAGAACAACACCCTTTGACATCAAGAAACGGACTTTGCTTGTTTCGCTCGGCGCGGGGATAGTGGCTGTTCCCCTGACCCGGTCTCTTCTTCATAAAAAGTTGAACGGCCGACTCATCAGACCGCCGGGCTCCCTGCCGGAAAAAGACTTTCTGAACCTATGTCTGCACTGCGGAAAATGCATGAAGGTCTGTCCGACAAACGGTCTTCAACCCTGTATTCTGGAAGCCGGCATCAACGGCATCTGGACGCCGAAGCTCGTTCCGCGCATCGGCGGATGTGAAAAGAACTGTAATATGTGCGGCAGCGTGTGCCCGACCGGAGCGATTCGACGGCTGTCATCCGAAGAGAAGACTTTTGTCAAAATAGGAACCGCGGTGATCGATAAAAACCGCTGTATCGCCTGGGAACAGGACAAGGTCTGTTTAATCTGTGATGAAGCCTGCCCTTATAATGCAATCAGCTCTCTTAATGAAACGATTCACAATAAAACGCTCTTAAGACCGTTTGTCGACGAACGGCTCTGCACGGGCTGCGGTCTTTGCGAATCCCGCTGTCCGATCGAAGGTCCCGCCGCAATAAGAGTTTTTTCCATCGGTGAAGAAAGAAAGAGATCGGGAACATACATAACCGAAGAAAAGATCAGGCTCCGCGCCTGTCAGGAGAAGAAAGAAGACATCCCTTCGGGGTTTATAACGGAATAG
- a CDS encoding DUF362 domain-containing protein, whose product MAKLSRRDFLKISAGAVLASLLPKSLIFAEEKTAEISSPCLAVARGDKTKLVKAAVDALGGIDKFIKPGDRVCIKPNISFASNVECGATTSAGVVKQMVELCLDAGAAKVFLVDHTIQNTGLCIEKSKIEDAVIDKKKVALVTLTKERQFTEVEIPQGKELTSTKIAKIVNNVDKLINLPTAKSHSATGVSLGIKNLMGLVWDRGYFHHVNLHRAIAELATVIKSDLTVLDATRALTTGGPSGPGKTVELSTVIAGTDPVAVDSYTVGITTWYNKSFTGKSVKYIVAASKLGLGEIDPQKMEIKEIEV is encoded by the coding sequence ATGGCGAAATTAAGCAGAAGGGATTTCTTAAAGATAAGCGCCGGTGCGGTATTGGCGTCGCTGCTTCCGAAGTCACTTATCTTTGCGGAAGAAAAAACAGCTGAAATATCCTCTCCCTGCCTTGCCGTTGCTCGCGGTGATAAGACAAAACTGGTGAAGGCGGCGGTCGACGCCCTCGGCGGCATAGATAAGTTCATAAAACCCGGTGACCGCGTATGTATCAAACCAAACATCTCGTTTGCTTCGAATGTCGAGTGTGGAGCTACGACAAGCGCCGGAGTCGTAAAACAGATGGTTGAACTGTGTCTTGATGCCGGTGCGGCGAAGGTCTTTCTGGTCGATCACACGATTCAAAATACAGGCCTTTGCATTGAAAAGAGCAAAATTGAAGACGCTGTCATCGATAAGAAAAAAGTCGCCCTCGTCACGTTGACGAAAGAACGGCAGTTCACCGAGGTTGAAATACCGCAGGGAAAAGAATTGACCTCGACAAAGATAGCAAAAATCGTCAACAACGTCGACAAATTGATCAACCTGCCTACGGCAAAGTCCCATTCCGCCACCGGTGTAAGCCTGGGAATCAAAAATCTTATGGGCCTGGTCTGGGACCGCGGTTATTTCCATCATGTCAATCTGCACCGTGCAATCGCTGAACTTGCGACGGTCATAAAATCCGACTTAACCGTGCTCGACGCCACCAGGGCACTCACAACCGGCGGCCCGAGCGGTCCCGGAAAAACAGTCGAATTAAGTACCGTGATCGCCGGAACCGACCCGGTCGCCGTGGATTCATATACCGTGGGAATCACCACCTGGTATAATAAATCATTCACCGGGAAAAGCGTTAAATACATTGTAGCCGCCTCAAAATTGGGACTCGGAGAAATCGACCCTCAAAAGATGGAGATCAAGGAGATCGAAGTATAG